One genomic window of Corynebacterium massiliense DSM 45435 includes the following:
- a CDS encoding ExeM/NucH family extracellular endonuclease, translated as MSSRTLGALAIAAVTSTTLANVAVPAATATPAGDNVVISEIYGGGGNKGATYTNDFIELYNPTDHDIDLTGWTAKYFGKSGNPGEATPLSGSIKAGGYYLIAESKGTGGTEPLPAPDASGNATMGGSDGSVELVDADNTTVDLAGYGKTAKFEGAAAKAASNATSAARDENGTDTDDNSADFTIGDPTPTNSGNPEDNQGENTPGNNDNQDGDATPAPGTDTDTDGVIPIADIQGTGTASPLVNKTVTTRGVVTASYPDGGLNGYMIQTPGTGKEEKHAGDASDGIFVYSKDTASFPEIGTFVEVTGTVAEFKENTQLTNPKTTALDEEHEDVTPVAVDTLPAGAEAREAYESMLIQPGTHTVTNNFGLNRFGEIGLAPGEEAFRQPSDIYQPSKDPNSELQKLTKEQQEKLVTLDDGRTGDYTRGASDVPLPYLAQDGAQTIKPLRTTDHVEFQHPVVVNYSFDKWRLQPTSPVTGETAGADLPITWENSRDAEIDVPNQVKGDYTISAFNVLNYFTSLGKDHNCGHYDDREGKPVTAKDCDVRGAYSEDAFRDQERKIVNAINGLDADVIALSEIENGYATTGDKSKRDNALNHLVDELNKAGGNWKAVASPKDLPVKGDAIRTAFIYDPDRVTPVGESRIFTDDRFTGTAREPLAQEFAPVTSPGQRDDAKESFVAVANHFKSKGSVAKGDKDAGDGQGNNPNVRNSQAQAVLDHLSKQEDWKDKATFVMGDLNTYTHETPLETFRTAGYTVPAEDFGASASYQFDGLLGSLDHVLANKVAAGKLQDAQVWDINSDEAVAFEYSRRHANVVDFYDDSPFRSSDHDPVKVGFRLDGADDSDGSDNANGSDNANEQPGTDPDTKPGETPGETPGDNQGGENQGGESHDGDNQGGETPGNEPNDKPGSKPGTKPSLPSQSSKAKSVLSAALPLLGGLGIGAAILGLLPLFNNSDDAAHRAAVEHYVADSLKGRTPASFHGFIDGVARTVAQLSSGLSFWDFLRKN; from the coding sequence ATGTCCTCGCGCACACTCGGTGCCCTCGCCATCGCGGCGGTCACCTCCACCACCCTCGCGAATGTCGCCGTCCCAGCGGCAACGGCCACTCCGGCCGGCGACAACGTCGTCATCTCCGAGATCTACGGCGGTGGCGGCAACAAGGGCGCCACCTACACCAATGACTTCATTGAGCTGTACAACCCGACCGATCACGACATCGATCTGACCGGCTGGACGGCCAAGTACTTCGGCAAATCCGGCAACCCGGGCGAAGCGACGCCACTGTCCGGCAGCATCAAAGCCGGCGGTTACTACCTGATCGCGGAATCCAAGGGCACCGGCGGAACCGAGCCGCTGCCTGCTCCGGACGCGTCCGGTAACGCGACCATGGGCGGTTCGGACGGCTCCGTCGAACTCGTCGACGCCGACAACACGACGGTTGACCTGGCCGGTTACGGCAAGACCGCCAAGTTCGAGGGCGCTGCGGCGAAGGCTGCGTCGAACGCTACCTCTGCAGCGCGCGATGAGAACGGCACCGACACCGACGACAACTCGGCGGACTTCACCATCGGTGACCCCACCCCGACCAATTCCGGAAACCCGGAAGACAACCAGGGAGAAAACACCCCGGGCAACAACGACAACCAGGACGGCGACGCCACCCCTGCCCCGGGCACGGACACCGATACCGACGGTGTCATCCCCATCGCGGACATTCAGGGCACCGGCACCGCCAGCCCGCTGGTGAACAAGACCGTGACCACCCGCGGCGTGGTCACCGCCTCCTACCCGGACGGCGGCCTGAACGGCTACATGATCCAGACCCCGGGCACGGGCAAGGAAGAAAAGCACGCGGGCGACGCCTCCGACGGCATCTTCGTCTACTCCAAGGACACCGCCTCCTTCCCGGAGATCGGCACCTTTGTCGAGGTCACCGGAACCGTTGCCGAGTTCAAGGAGAACACGCAGCTGACCAACCCGAAGACCACCGCCCTCGACGAGGAGCATGAGGACGTCACCCCGGTTGCCGTGGACACCCTGCCCGCGGGCGCGGAGGCACGCGAGGCCTACGAGTCCATGCTCATCCAGCCGGGCACCCACACCGTGACCAACAACTTCGGGCTCAACCGCTTCGGCGAAATCGGCCTCGCCCCGGGCGAGGAGGCCTTCCGCCAGCCGTCCGATATCTACCAGCCGAGCAAGGACCCCAACTCGGAACTGCAAAAGCTCACCAAGGAGCAGCAGGAGAAGCTGGTCACGCTTGACGATGGCCGCACCGGCGACTACACCCGCGGCGCCTCAGACGTGCCCCTGCCCTACCTCGCGCAGGACGGCGCGCAGACCATCAAGCCGCTGCGCACCACCGACCACGTGGAGTTCCAACACCCGGTTGTGGTCAACTACTCCTTTGACAAGTGGCGCCTGCAGCCGACCTCCCCGGTGACGGGCGAGACCGCCGGCGCGGACCTCCCCATCACCTGGGAGAACTCCCGCGACGCTGAGATTGACGTCCCGAACCAGGTAAAGGGCGACTACACCATCTCCGCGTTCAACGTGCTCAACTACTTCACGTCCCTGGGCAAGGACCACAACTGCGGGCACTACGACGACCGTGAGGGAAAGCCCGTGACCGCCAAGGACTGCGACGTCCGCGGTGCCTACTCCGAGGACGCGTTCCGCGATCAGGAACGGAAGATCGTCAACGCCATCAACGGGCTAGACGCGGACGTCATCGCGCTGTCTGAAATCGAAAACGGCTACGCCACCACCGGCGACAAGTCCAAGCGCGACAATGCGCTCAACCACCTCGTCGACGAGCTCAACAAGGCCGGCGGCAACTGGAAGGCGGTGGCCTCCCCTAAGGACCTGCCGGTCAAGGGCGATGCCATCCGCACCGCGTTCATCTACGACCCGGACCGCGTCACCCCGGTCGGTGAGTCCCGCATCTTCACCGACGATCGCTTCACCGGCACCGCCCGCGAGCCGCTCGCGCAGGAATTCGCCCCGGTGACTTCTCCGGGCCAGCGTGACGATGCCAAGGAGTCCTTCGTTGCGGTGGCCAACCACTTCAAGTCCAAAGGTTCGGTGGCCAAGGGCGACAAGGATGCCGGTGACGGCCAGGGCAACAACCCGAATGTCCGTAACTCGCAGGCCCAGGCAGTCCTCGACCACCTGAGCAAGCAGGAGGACTGGAAGGACAAGGCCACCTTCGTCATGGGGGATCTGAACACCTACACCCACGAGACCCCGCTCGAGACCTTCCGCACCGCCGGCTACACCGTCCCGGCCGAGGACTTCGGGGCCTCCGCTTCCTACCAGTTCGATGGCCTGCTGGGCTCTCTGGATCACGTCCTGGCCAACAAGGTTGCCGCCGGCAAGCTGCAAGACGCCCAGGTGTGGGATATCAACTCCGACGAAGCCGTCGCGTTCGAATACTCCCGCCGCCACGCCAACGTCGTGGACTTCTACGACGACAGCCCGTTCCGCTCCTCCGACCACGATCCAGTCAAGGTCGGCTTCCGCCTCGACGGCGCGGACGATTCCGATGGCTCGGACAACGCCAACGGATCTGACAACGCCAACGAGCAGCCGGGCACCGATCCGGATACCAAGCCGGGCGAGACCCCGGGCGAAACCCCCGGCGACAACCAGGGCGGCGAGAACCAGGGTGGCGAAAGCCACGACGGTGACAACCAGGGTGGCGAAACCCCAGGCAACGAGCCGAATGACAAGCCGGGCAGCAAGCCGGGCACCAAGCCGTCTCTGCCGTCGCAGTCCAGCAAAGCCAAGTCCGTACTGTCGGCTGCTCTGCCGCTTCTGGGCGGTCTGGGTATCGGCGCGGCCATCCTCGGCCTTCTTCCGCTGTTCAATAACTCGGACGACGCCGCGCACCGCGCGGCGGTCGAGCACTACGTCGCTGATTCACTGAAGGGCCGCACGCCGGCGTCCTTCCACGGTTTCATCGATGGCGTGGCACGCACCGTGGCTCAGCTGAGCTCCGGCCTGTCGTTCTGGGACTTCCTGCGGAAGAACTAG
- a CDS encoding phosphoribosylaminoimidazolesuccinocarboxamide synthase, whose translation MALELSDYTHLHSGKVRDIYEVDENTLLLVASDRISAYDFALEPAIPDKGRVLTGTSKFFFDRLDFPNHLAGPLDDPRIPENVRGQAMLVQKLDMVPFECVARGYLTGSGRKEYDASGTVCGIELPAGLEEASQLDEPIFTPATKAEQGDHDENVSFEFMAEELGKERAAELRDATLRIYQAGADLARGKGIILADTKLEFGLDHNGNLVLADEVLTPDSSRYWPADSYAPGKNQPSFDKQYVRDWLTSDASGWDAASGEKPPRLPDDVVEATRKRYIEAYERLTGESFADYLG comes from the coding sequence ATGGCTTTAGAGCTCTCTGACTACACGCACCTGCACTCGGGCAAGGTCCGGGACATCTACGAGGTGGACGAAAACACGCTCCTGCTCGTCGCCTCGGACCGAATCTCCGCCTACGATTTCGCCCTCGAACCGGCCATTCCCGATAAGGGACGGGTTCTGACAGGGACGTCGAAGTTCTTCTTCGACCGCCTGGATTTCCCGAACCACCTGGCCGGCCCGTTGGATGATCCGCGCATTCCGGAAAACGTGCGCGGGCAGGCGATGCTGGTGCAGAAGCTCGACATGGTGCCGTTCGAGTGCGTCGCGCGCGGTTACCTCACCGGATCCGGGCGCAAAGAATACGACGCCAGCGGCACCGTGTGCGGCATCGAGCTGCCCGCCGGGCTGGAGGAAGCCTCCCAGCTGGACGAACCGATCTTTACCCCGGCCACCAAGGCGGAGCAGGGCGACCATGACGAGAACGTCTCGTTCGAGTTCATGGCCGAGGAGCTGGGCAAGGAGCGCGCCGCGGAGCTGCGCGACGCAACGTTGCGCATCTACCAGGCTGGGGCAGACCTTGCGCGCGGGAAGGGCATCATCCTGGCGGATACCAAGCTGGAGTTCGGCCTGGACCACAACGGCAACTTGGTGCTGGCCGACGAGGTACTCACCCCGGATTCCTCCCGCTACTGGCCGGCGGATTCCTACGCGCCGGGTAAAAACCAGCCCAGCTTTGACAAGCAGTATGTGCGCGACTGGCTGACCTCCGACGCATCCGGCTGGGATGCCGCCTCCGGTGAGAAGCCGCCGCGCCTGCCTGACGATGTAGTGGAGGCGACCCGCAAGCGCTACATCGAGGCCTACGAGCGTCTGACCGGCGAGAGCTTCGCCGACTACCTGGGCTAG
- a CDS encoding DUF2334 domain-containing protein, protein MPGHLLVSISSIFSGTRANAARLMKNLDAEGIPVSLLVAPHIDGNWHLAKDSKTKGWLEEQQEAGRLLILNGFDQPVQGRRAEFANLDPHEANLRLKGATRQMKKIGFTPDIFAPPRWRMSPGTLEVLPSFDFKLAVSTRGVHDLRDDAFHQARNLSFGEGFGAAKWWRRNIVRAAQRSANRGNTVRLSTSARNLDDKKVANDFLKAVTKAAAAGAKPADYRVFY, encoded by the coding sequence ATGCCCGGCCACCTTTTGGTATCCATCTCCAGCATCTTTTCCGGAACCCGCGCGAATGCCGCACGGTTGATGAAGAACCTGGATGCGGAGGGGATCCCCGTCTCCCTGCTCGTTGCGCCGCACATCGACGGCAACTGGCACCTGGCCAAGGATTCGAAGACGAAGGGCTGGCTGGAAGAACAGCAGGAGGCGGGTCGCTTGCTCATCCTGAACGGCTTTGACCAGCCGGTGCAGGGCCGGCGCGCGGAGTTTGCGAACCTGGACCCGCACGAGGCGAACCTGCGGCTCAAAGGCGCGACGCGGCAGATGAAGAAGATCGGGTTTACCCCGGATATTTTCGCCCCGCCGCGGTGGCGGATGTCCCCCGGGACGCTAGAGGTCCTCCCGTCCTTCGACTTCAAGCTCGCGGTGTCCACGCGCGGTGTGCACGACTTGCGTGACGATGCCTTCCATCAGGCACGCAACCTGTCCTTCGGCGAGGGCTTCGGCGCGGCGAAGTGGTGGCGGCGCAACATCGTGCGGGCGGCGCAGCGTTCAGCCAACCGCGGGAACACGGTGCGGCTTTCCACGTCTGCCCGCAATTTGGACGACAAAAAGGTCGCTAACGACTTCCTCAAGGCCGTGACCAAGGCGGCGGCCGCGGGCGCAAAACCCGCGGACTACCGCGTGTTTTACTAG
- a CDS encoding S9 family peptidase — protein sequence MTDNVPVPHAPVHPVTRSFHGREFVDDFEWMRDKTSQETIDYLEAQNAYTTQHTAHLDEMSENIFQEIKSRVKETDMSVPTRAGDYWYYGRTAEGKDYGYSCRIPVEKGSDPWNPPTIPGPEEGRPDGEQIILDANELAADHEFFSIGAASVTTSGRLFAYSVDTTGDERFDLYIKDLETGELLEDHLTGIFYGATWVGEDYIFYQRVDDAWRPDTVYRHKVGTPQDEDVLVFQEDDARFNVGVGGSRSEKYLFIEVGSKITTEIWALEQDNPEGEFRVLWERERGVEYDVDHAVVAGQDTWIVTHNAHGPNFELAQSPALTGAELAPLRELDVLVPHSEDVRFEGVDTYRDYIVAVYRRGGIGQAAVMRLTEDGFTEFEELQFDEEIFTVGPLGNPEWDAPVFRFSYASFTQPTQLFDYWVESGERTLLKEQEVQGGYDPGDYTAYRLWTTADDGTEIPVSVVHRADPDTDRPQPTLLYGYGSYESSTDPGFSYTRLSLLDRGMIFAVAHVRGGGEMGRIWYDDGKMDKKKNTFTDFIAVADDLVERGIAKRDALVAEGGSAGGMLMGAVANMAPDRFKAIQAVVPFVDPLTSMLKPELPLTVTEWDEWGDPYHDPEYYDYMASYAPYENVEAKEYPNILAVTSLNDTRVLYVEPAKWIAELQRTATGGTFLLKTEMSAGHGGVSGRYKKWRQNAFEYAWLINQATGLSK from the coding sequence ATGACTGATAACGTTCCTGTTCCGCACGCCCCCGTCCACCCGGTGACGCGGTCGTTCCACGGCCGCGAGTTTGTCGATGACTTCGAGTGGATGCGCGACAAAACCTCGCAGGAGACCATCGACTACCTCGAGGCGCAGAACGCGTACACGACGCAGCACACCGCGCACCTGGACGAGATGTCGGAGAACATCTTCCAGGAGATTAAGTCCCGGGTGAAGGAGACGGACATGTCCGTGCCCACCCGCGCGGGCGACTACTGGTACTACGGCCGCACGGCGGAGGGGAAAGACTACGGCTACTCCTGCCGCATTCCGGTGGAAAAGGGCTCGGACCCGTGGAACCCGCCGACCATCCCGGGCCCTGAGGAGGGCCGCCCGGACGGCGAGCAGATCATCCTGGACGCCAACGAGCTGGCGGCGGATCATGAGTTCTTCTCCATCGGCGCGGCGTCTGTCACCACCTCCGGCCGGCTGTTCGCCTACTCGGTGGATACGACTGGCGATGAGCGCTTCGACCTCTACATCAAGGACCTAGAGACCGGCGAGTTACTCGAGGATCACCTCACCGGAATTTTCTACGGCGCCACCTGGGTGGGCGAGGACTACATCTTCTACCAGCGCGTGGACGACGCGTGGCGGCCGGATACCGTGTACCGCCACAAGGTGGGCACCCCGCAGGACGAAGACGTGCTTGTCTTCCAAGAAGACGACGCGCGCTTTAACGTCGGAGTCGGCGGTTCGCGCAGTGAGAAGTACCTGTTCATTGAGGTCGGTTCCAAGATCACGACGGAGATCTGGGCACTCGAGCAGGACAACCCGGAGGGTGAATTCCGGGTGCTGTGGGAGCGCGAGCGGGGCGTGGAGTACGACGTCGACCACGCCGTTGTCGCGGGGCAGGACACGTGGATTGTCACGCATAACGCCCATGGCCCGAACTTCGAGTTGGCGCAGAGCCCCGCGCTGACGGGGGCGGAGCTGGCGCCGCTGCGCGAGCTCGACGTGCTTGTCCCGCACAGTGAGGACGTCCGCTTCGAGGGCGTGGATACTTACCGCGATTACATCGTGGCTGTCTATCGCCGCGGTGGCATCGGGCAGGCGGCCGTGATGCGTCTGACGGAAGATGGCTTTACCGAATTCGAGGAGCTGCAGTTCGACGAGGAGATCTTCACCGTCGGACCGCTGGGCAACCCGGAGTGGGACGCGCCGGTCTTCCGGTTTAGCTATGCGTCGTTTACCCAGCCGACGCAGCTTTTCGATTACTGGGTGGAATCCGGCGAGCGCACCCTGCTCAAAGAGCAGGAGGTGCAGGGCGGTTACGACCCGGGGGACTACACCGCCTACCGTCTGTGGACCACTGCGGACGACGGAACCGAGATCCCGGTCTCTGTGGTGCATCGCGCGGACCCAGACACCGACCGTCCGCAGCCGACGCTTCTGTACGGCTACGGCTCCTACGAGTCCTCGACCGACCCGGGCTTTTCCTACACGCGCCTGTCGCTTCTGGATCGCGGCATGATCTTCGCGGTCGCGCACGTGCGCGGCGGCGGGGAGATGGGCCGTATCTGGTACGACGACGGCAAGATGGACAAGAAGAAAAACACCTTCACTGACTTCATTGCGGTGGCGGATGACTTGGTGGAAAGGGGCATCGCCAAGCGTGATGCTCTGGTCGCCGAAGGTGGCTCGGCTGGCGGCATGCTCATGGGCGCGGTGGCCAACATGGCTCCGGACCGTTTTAAGGCCATCCAGGCCGTGGTCCCGTTCGTGGACCCGCTGACCTCGATGCTGAAACCGGAGCTCCCGCTCACGGTGACCGAGTGGGACGAATGGGGCGACCCGTACCACGATCCGGAGTACTACGACTACATGGCGTCTTACGCGCCGTATGAAAACGTCGAAGCCAAGGAGTACCCGAACATCCTCGCGGTAACTTCGCTGAATGACACTCGCGTGCTCTACGTTGAGCCGGCCAAGTGGATCGCGGAACTTCAGCGCACCGCCACGGGCGGCACGTTCCTACTCAAGACGGAGATGTCCGCCGGCCACGGCGGTGTGTCCGGGCGGTACAAGAAGTGGCGGCAGAACGCGTTCGAGTACGCGTGGCTCATCAACCAGGCGACGGGGCTGTCGAAGTAG